In Salvelinus namaycush isolate Seneca chromosome 36, SaNama_1.0, whole genome shotgun sequence, one DNA window encodes the following:
- the cskmt gene encoding citrate synthase-lysine N-methyltransferase CSKMT, mitochondrial: MALILNILSPRRLGKLITNTRVRHHSSLTTELINNMDKKATWDRFYTEKSKATNFKNFEWFFGFDAIRDFILPMLHSQTNSDALHVLDMGCGTSALGPCIYRYSPWPVQVTCADISAIAVRLMQEHTETKALQPQNTSSKLDFLELDCSHLHKHFGSESLDLILDKGTIDALLRSREGGAKASQVLKQCLKVLRDSGSLFQFSDEDPDARMLWLEKEGREPGVMVADVGVQEVGELRGVTYYCYQVTARPVAQ; the protein is encoded by the exons ATGGCGCTGATTTTAAACATCCTGTCGCCAAGGAGGTTAGGGAAGTTAATTACAAACACACGTGTAAGGCACCACTCCAGTCTAACAA CTGAACTTATCAACAACATGGACAAGAAAGCAACATGGGACCGGTTCTACACAGAAAAAAGCAAGGCAACCAATTTCAAGAATTTTGAGTGGTTCTTTGGTTTCGACGCAATCCGGGACTTCATCTTGCCCATGCTGCATTCACAGACCAACTCTGATGCCCTACATGTTCTGGACATGGGCTGTGGTACCTCTGCCCTAGGACCCTGCATATACAGATACTCTCCCTGGCCAGTGCAGGTGACCTGCGCTGACATCTCTGCTATTGCTGTGCGCCTTATGCAGGAACACACAGAAACCAAAGCCCTGCAACCTCAGAACACTTCCTCTAAGTTGGACTTCTTAGAACTGGACTGCTCTCATCTCCACAAACACTTTGGTTCTGAGAGCCTAGACCTCATTCTAGACAAGGGCACCATAGATGCCTTGCTAAGGTCGAGGGAAGGTGGAGCAAAGGCCAGCCAGGTGCTTAAGCAGTGCCTAAAGGTGTTGAGGGACTCTGGGTCTCTCTTTCAGTTCTCGGATGAGGACCCTGATGCCAGGATGTTGTGGCTGGAGAAAGAGGGCCGGGagccaggggtgatggttgccGATGTGGGGGTGCAGGAGGTGGGGGAGCTAAGGGGAGTAACTTATTACTGCTACCAAGTTACAGCTCGTCCTGTAGCACAGtag